The Methylobacterium durans nucleotide sequence CGCCTCGCTGGCGCTCGGCTTCCTCCTCGCGGCGGTCGGACTCGACACGATCTCGGGCGACCTGCGCCTCACCTTCGGCTCGCCGGAACTCATGAAGGGCTTCGACTTCCTCGTGGTGGTGATCGGCCTGTTCGGCGTCTCGGAGATCTTGCTCACCATCGAGGAGGGCCTGCACTTCAAGGGCAAGCGGGCCGCGATGGACCTCGCCGTGGTCCTGCGCACCTGGGCCGCGCTGCCCCGCTACTGGGCGACGTTGATCCGGTCCTCGGTCGTGGGCATGTGGATGGGCGTGACGCCGGGGGGCGCGATCGCCGCCTCGTTCATGGGCTACGGTCTCGCCAAGCGCTTCTCCCGCCGGCCGGACGCCTTCGGCCGTGGCGAGATCGAGGGCGTGCTCGCGCCCGAGACCGCGGCCCACGCCGCCGGCACCTCGGCGCTCCTGCCGATGCTGGCGCTCGGCATCCCCGGCTCGGCGACGGCGGCGGTGCTGCTCGGGGGCCTGATGATCTGGGGGCTCCAGCCCGGGCCGCTGCTCTTCGTCGAGAAGAAGGAATTCGTCTGGGGCCTGATCGCCTCGATGTATCTCGGCAACGTGGCCGGCCTGCTGATCGTGCTCGCCACCGTGCCGGTCTTTGCCGCGATCATGCGCATCCCGTTCGCGCTCGTGGCGCCGATCATCCTCGTCGTCTGCGCCATCGGCGCCTACACGGTCGAGTCGTCGCGCTTCGACATCTGGCTGATGCTGGTCTTCGGCGTCGTCGGCTACGTGTTCAAGAAGCTCGACTACCCGCTCGCGCCCCTCGTCCTCGCCCTCGTCCTCGGCGACCGCGCGGAGGACGCATTCCGTCAGGCGCTCCTCGGCTCCGGCGGCGACCTCTCGGTCTTCTTCTCGAACGGCCTCGTCTCGACGCTGATGATCCTCGCCCTGCTGCTGCTGTTCTGGGGGCCGCTCAGCGACATCCGCAAGCGGGTCGCCCGCAAGATCGGCCTCGCGCCGCCGGCGCCCCTGGCGCCCTGAGGACTGGGATCCGCAGCCGCGCGTGACACCGAGAGGGTCGGACCCGCGTTGCGGGCCGCCTCCCGCCGGTCGGGACGATGCGCTCGGGGCCGGCCCGGCTCCCCGCCTCAGCCTCCGAGCACGTCGGCCTCGGCCTTGCCGACCGCCTGCGCCTGCTCGTGCGCGACGTCCTCCGTGCTCTTGCTCTTGAGCACGTGGCCGATGCCGACGACGAGGGCCGCGCCGAGGGCCGCCGCCGCGTAATGGACGCCGCCCTGCAGCGCGGCGGGCAGGGATTCGATCGCGTATTGCTGCACGAGGCGGTCGGACGCGATCATCTCGCCCGCCACCCAGCCGAGGAGCGCGCCGCCGAACCAGATCAGGATCGGGAA carries:
- a CDS encoding tripartite tricarboxylate transporter permease encodes the protein MDDLNQLLLGFQVALTWHNVLFMVVGVLLGIVVGVLPGLGGPNGVAILLPLTFGMDPTSAIILLSSIYWGALFGGAITSILFNIPGEAWSVATTFDGYPMAQQGRAGEALTAAFTASFIGALSGVVLITFVAPLVAKFALRFGPAEFFGVFFLTFCSFIGMGRENKAKIVASLALGFLLAAVGLDTISGDLRLTFGSPELMKGFDFLVVVIGLFGVSEILLTIEEGLHFKGKRAAMDLAVVLRTWAALPRYWATLIRSSVVGMWMGVTPGGAIAASFMGYGLAKRFSRRPDAFGRGEIEGVLAPETAAHAAGTSALLPMLALGIPGSATAAVLLGGLMIWGLQPGPLLFVEKKEFVWGLIASMYLGNVAGLLIVLATVPVFAAIMRIPFALVAPIILVVCAIGAYTVESSRFDIWLMLVFGVVGYVFKKLDYPLAPLVLALVLGDRAEDAFRQALLGSGGDLSVFFSNGLVSTLMILALLLLFWGPLSDIRKRVARKIGLAPPAPLAP